The genome window TTAGGCAAAAAGCAATGGTAAAAGAAATGACCATGAATTTCCTTCAAAGTGGAAGTCAATTGCTTCAATAGTcatgattttcttcttcttctttttcttttatcttttggttcaaaataaaactcaatctttctaaataaaattatataaggtTATGGAAACTACAAGAATAGATTCTATCTCTCTTTCAATGGTAGGACTTTATTTAAAGTTTGAAGTTAATTATCTTTAATTTGGAAACCCCTATTTGTTCATTTGGCTAGTAAGGACTGTTGATAATCTATTTTTGTTGAGTTTGCAAGTCGTTTAATGTAGGAGACATGTCCTAACTGAGGAGATTTTGTGAAGCCCTAGAAATGATCTTTGTTAATGTATCTTCAAGTTACGAATGTCATTGCTTGTGGAAAAATTGTGTGACTTATGGCTTGATAATGGTGTATTGGATCTTTGTTAGAACTAGAGTACCAAGTCCAtttgtatatatgtatttgtaGATATGTGCTTTATTTGGGCTTACTGAGTATTTGAAATgtcttataatatttttttttgaaaactacaAGAATGGGttctatctctctttcaaaACCACACAATTTTGGTAtcaaattctctttctttcaaatTCTTCACTCTTTATTACTTGTTCAAAGCTTTATGTCAGTTTGCTATTATGTTAAAAATGTGACATTTTAAAGTTAATTCAACTTTACACATGGTAGGCACGATGGGTAATTCCTACAGCCCGCATCCCACTTGCCAAGCAAAGGAAATGGTCACTCTCACGGATTGGGAAGTTGTGGAGGGGCCACAAAACAGAGTTGAAGGAAAAGCACTGCAACCTGAACACAGCTAAGGAAGATTTACTTCAGCTATCACTGCCAGAGGTTGATGACACTCAATTTCATGGCTTGGTGGAGTATTGGTTCTCTAAAGATTTTAAGGTAGTGATAGTTACAGTAGTATGAATGTTTTGCTTTTATAGGTTGGCTCAAGATTTTTGGCCATATTAGCTTGTTATTGTAATTGGTAATGACTTTCTTGAAATGTTTGTAGGAGCTGTCGGAAGATAACAAAGCGCGGCGTGGCAAGCAGACGAAGTTGCACACGCTCGGATCCAGAAGCATGGCCCAGACGGCGGATATCATTGTAagaacaatattatatatattaataacatGCTCACAATTAcaaagtttatattattttgcgTTCTAAAGCAGGAATAAATATGATTCAACGCCATCGAATTGACACCCTTGCTTTAATATGCCGAATGTACTAACCATGTTGTAGGCAAAAAAGAAAGGCAAGCAAGTAGAGAGAAGTGAGATGTACGCAGTGGCGTATTCTCACAAAGATGGTGTTGCTGTGAATGCCACTGCGGAAGTGAACATTGTAAGTTTCTAACAAATTATATTAGTAATTTGAATGTATTGTGTTTTGAGTTGGAAAAAAGTTCTTTGATTAACGTCACATGGTAGGGACTTTaatagattagattagattgtTAGCATCaatagattagattagattagggTCGTACAATGTTAGGAAACTTTTGTttataacattattatttttatttattaaaagatcCTTTACTCTTTTATGATTAAGATTGCAAAGAGAGTTACAGGTTTGAATACTTTACCtaacatatcattttttttcttttataataactCCAAcccaacttatatatatatatatatatatataagcatatTACTCATGTTGGCATGTGTATTATTACCCTTGTTGCTAatatgttgttttgtttatttgtgatTACTAGGCAAAGATGAAACATCTTATGACAAAGGGGTCACAGTTGCGGGGAAATGACATTGAGGCAGGCATACTTTGGTAGCCCGATGATGCATTTGCACAGGTCCTCGGTGCAGAGAGAAGTGGTCGTGTTAGAGGGGTAGGCTTTGGTCCAACCCCCTTTGGAAATCGTGCAAGGTCAATGGATGATAGTACGCCACCTCCAACATCTATTGCAACTGAACAAAAGGTTATCGAGTTGTCTGCTGAAGTAGAAGAAATGAAGGAGAAATGCGCGCGTTATGATGTTGAAATGAAGGAGAAATGTGCGCATTATGATGCTGAAATGAGGTTAATGCGGAGGATGTTGACTTCACTATACCCATCGTTTCCCAATCTA of Quercus lobata isolate SW786 chromosome 8, ValleyOak3.0 Primary Assembly, whole genome shotgun sequence contains these proteins:
- the LOC115956814 gene encoding uncharacterized protein LOC115956814 produces the protein MGRKRRLQFVEPGESSSHVGSNEVPSCQQAPPADDDRRQSQGSDDETLALDTEDIPIPVPTAGVVVVPNKRGPNRFDDIWNMPPGKKLFLEINGVGQPVGENAGPWAKWLGTVARKPDMYPINYRSWHSMPLQYKNRCWEAIQARWVIPTARIPLAKQRKWSLSRIGKLWRGHKTELKEKHCNLNTAKEDLLQLSLPEVDDTQFHGLVEYWFSKDFKELSEDNKARRGKQTKLHTLGSRSMAQTADIIAKKKGKQVERSEMYAVAYSHKDGVAVNATAEVNIVLGAERSGRVRGVGFGPTPFGNRARSMDDSTPPPTSIATEQKVIELSAEVEEMKEKCARYDVEMKEKCAHYDAEMRLMRRMLTSLYPSFPNLSTVIGEF